Within Synechococcus sp. NB0720_010, the genomic segment AGACGGCCTCTTTCCCCTGATCAACGCCGCCGACTGGGCCAGGCTGCCGGCCCCATGAGCGATCCCCGTCCGTCCCTGCTGGAGCCCCAGGCCCAGCGTGAGCTGCTTATGGCGGCGCTGCCCGCCGAGTTGGCCTTTGAGCGGAGCTTGGCGGGCCAGGCCGCTGCCGAGCCGGAGCACGACCGGCTACGGGTGCTGCAGCTGAATCTCGGCAAGCTCTGCAACATGCAGTGCTCCCACTGCCATGTGGATGCTGGCCCCCATCAAGGCCACACCCAGATGGGCGATGCGGTGGTCGACGCCTGCATCGCCGCCATCGAGCGACTCCGCCCTGCGGTGCTTGACCTCACCGGTGGAGCACCGGAACTGCACCCGCGCTTTCGCGATTTGATTCGTGCGGCACGCCAACGGGGCTGCCACGTGATCGACCGCTGCAATCTCACGGTGCTGCTCCTGCCAGCCCTCTCGGATCTGGTGGGTTTCCTGGCGGAGCACCAGGTGGAGATCGTGGCCAGCCTGCCCCAGCCGGAGGAGACCAGCACCGATGCGCAACGGGGCGATGGCACCTGGGAGGCCTCGATTGAAGCCCTGAGACGTCTCAATGCCAACGGCTACGGCCAGGGGCAAAGCGAGCGTCAGTTGACCTTGATGAGCAATCCGTGCGGCACCCAACTGCAACAGCTCACCGCCTGCGACGAGCTGCGCTGGAAACGGGAGTTACAGGAGAAAGCCGGAGTCCAATTCGATCGTCTGATCGGCCTGAACAACATGCCGATCGCCCGCTTCCTGCAGCAACTGCAGGCCGATGGTCACGTCAACTGTTATTTGAAGCTGCTGCAGGGCGCCTTCAATCCCAGCGCCCTCGCCGGTCTGATGTGCCGCGACACGCTTTCAGTGGCCGCCGATGGCTCGATCTACGACTGCGACTTCAACCAGATGCTGGACCTACCGCTGAGCGGAGGGGCCGACATTCGCTCCATCGATCTCGAGCAGTGGAAGGCACAGCCGATCCGTTGGGGCAACCACTGCTTTGGCTGCACCGCAGGCCAAGGGAGCTCCTGCGCAGGCGCTACGGCTTAAGCAGACGCAGCACCAAGGGCAACTCACGCCCCTGCTGCTGCATCAAGCCCCAACGGACAGTCCAGGGGGCGACGGCAAACAGCCGCAGCATCGCCGCGATCAACGCGGGAAGGGTGAGGGTATTGGTCAAGAACCCATACCACTGCTCACTGGGCAGGGCGAAGAACGTGGCAAAAAACTGCCGGAGTTGGTCTTCGGGATAACGCATCAGCTTCTCCAGGCCAAAGCGATAGAGGGCGTGCTTGCGCTGCAACTCGAGCGGCCACAGCGCCTGCCAGGCCTCACGCGCGAGGGACGGCGCAGAACGGTTGCCATCGGCAAGGCCAACGGCGATGGCCTCTGCCAGCAGCGGTGCCCGCCGCAGCAAGGAGCCCACCATGTAGCCCGAGGCGGGATGGACCAAGGTGGCGGCGCCTCCGAAGGCCAGCAACTGCTGCTCCAAATCCGGCAGGGGCATGTTCATCGGGAAGAGGCAGAACTCCTCCTCCTCCATGGCGAGCAGCTCAACACCGCGATGGGCCAGCCGCTTCAGCAGACGATCCTTCAAAACCGCGTAGGGAACGGCCGGGGCCAGGGCCAAGGAGGTTTCCTCCACGAAAAAGCGACCTTCGCCGAAGTCCATCGCATACAAAAACGTTGGAGCTCCGCAGCGGCGCTCCGCCTCACTGAGGTGATCGCAGCGGTAATCCATCAGGACAAATTGGCCGGGCTCCACCGGGGGCTTGGAGAAGCGCCCAACAATTCCGTAGGCCGCCTGCCCCGCCACCGGACCTTCATCCGGGCGCCTGAGGAACGGGCTGTGGTGGCCGCTGCAATCAATCACCAGGCGCGCTTCGAGGCGCTCCCCTTGATCCATCGTCACCACCGAACCCTGGCTGTGGTGCTCAATCCCGGTGACTGCAGCGCAGGTCCAGGGCACACCAGCGGCTTGGCAGGGGGTCAGCCAGTGGCGCTGCAGCGCAGCCTTGTCGAAGAGGCCGTAGTCGATGCCATGGGCAAAGGCCTCGGTCCCGAGCGCTGCACCGAAGTAACTCGTGGTGTGGCTCCAGCGGTGTCCCAACAGATGGGCCATCCCCAAAGCATCCACCTCCGGTCCCCAGATGCCGTAGGTGTTCCGCCATGGCGCTTCGGGCGAGGTAGGAGCCACACCCGCCACACTGACGCCCCGCTCAACCAGGGCTGCGGCGATGCAAAGGGCCGCAGGGCCAGCGCCGATGACGAGGACGTCAACACCCATGAATCAGGCCATTCACCCTGTGGGCGATCGAACGATCGCCCCGGTGATCAGACATCCGCGCTAACGGCCTCGCTGCTGGCGTCCTCGCCCGACTCCTCGTCCTCCTCCAGGGCTGGCGGAACCAGCACCACTTCGGAGAGGCGATCCCCACTATCGAGGCGTTGCAGCTTCACGCCCGTGGCGGCACGGGACTGCTGGGGCACCGCGTCGGCTTGCATCCGCACGATCACACCGCGCTCGCTGACCAGCAGCAACTCCTCACCAGCACCAAGCACCCGCAGGCCCACGAGCACATCGCCGTCCCGGCGGAACTTCATCGCCCGCAGGCCCATGCCGGCGCGCTTCTGGAGGCGGAACTGATCCACAGGGACCCGCTTACCCAGGCCGCTGGCCGAGGCCACCAAAACCCATGGCCCCTCGCTGGGCGCCACATCCTCTGCATCGTCCTCGTCGCTCGCAGCACTGCTGCCCTCGACACGGTCGGCAAGTTCCACCGGGAGCACGTCCATGCTCACCAGCTGGTCCCCAGGCCGCAGGTTCATCGCCCGCACGCCCCGGGCGGTACGGCCCAAAGGCCTCAGCTCCTCATCGCTGAGGCGGAAGTGGATGGTCATGCCATTGCGCGAGCCGATCAGGACGCTGTCGCCCGGCTGGGCAAGGCGGACCCAGGTCAGGGCGTCGCCCTCTTCCAAGGAGATGGCAATCAAGCCATTGGAGCGGATGTTGGCGAAGGCCGAGAGACGGGTGCGCTTGACGTAGCCACCGCTGGTGAGCATCACAAGAACGGCGTCCTCAGTGAACTCACTCACCGCCAGCAGTGAGGTGATCTGCTCCTCCCGCGGGATCGGCAACAGCTGGACGATGGGCGTGCCCTTGGCCGCACGACTGCACATCGGCACCCGGTAGGCGGGCACGGTGTAGACGACGCCACGGTCGGAGAACAGCAGCAGCGAGTCGTGGTCGTTGCAGCTGATGAACAGACGGACCGCCTCTTCCCCTTGGGTTTTGGTGCCGGCCTTACCGCGGGTGCCGCGGCTGGTGGCCTCGAACTCACTGACCGGCATCCGCTTGAGGTAGCCGTTCTCGGTCAGCAGCACGACGGAGCGCTCGTTGGCGATCAAATCGATGTCTTCGAGACCGCCTTCGACATCGAGAATCTCGGTGCGGCGTGGGGAGTCGTAGCGGGAGCGGATGACGCCCAGCTCGTCGGTGATCAGGCCATAGACCCGCTCCTTGCGGGCCAGGATGTCCTTGTAGTCCGTGATCTTGGCGAGCAGATCCTCGTGCTCGAGGCGAATCTTGTCGGCCTCAAGGGCGGTGAGGCGGCGAAGCTGCATCTGCAGGATCGCGTCCGCCTGAACTTCACTCAGTCCAAATTGCTCAACCAGCTCCAATCGGGCGCTGGCGGTATCTGCAGCACCGCGAATCAGGGCAATGATGGCGTCGAGATTGTCGAGCGCAATCAGCAGGCCCAGCAGAATGTGGTCGCGCTCTTCGGCCTTGCGCAGCAGGTATCGCGTCCGGCGCTCAATCGTCTCGACCCGGAAGTCGAGGAAGACCTGCAACATCTTTCGCAGGGTGAGCAGCACGGGCTCGCCATTGACCAGCGCCAACATGTAGGCACTGAAGTTGCTCTGCAGCGGCGTGAGCTTGAACAGGTTGTTCAGCACCACCTGGGGGTAGGCATCCCGACGCAGCTCAATGACGATCCGCATCCCGTCGCGGTCGGATTCATCGCGGATATCCGCGATGCCTTCGAGCTTTTTGTCATTGACCAACTCAGCAATGCGCTCAATCAGCGCCGCTTTGTTGGTTTGGTAAGGCAGCTCGGTGATGATCACCGCATCGCGATCGGGGCGCCCCTTGGCCTCAACCGTCTCAATCGCAGCGACGCCACGCATCGTGACGGAGCCGCGGCCCGTTTCGTACATCTCACGGATGCCGCGGCGGCCAAGGATTTGGCCACCCGTGGGGAAGTCGGGTCCCGAGACGTAACCCGTTAACTCGCGATCGGTGAGTTCAGGGTTGGCGATGAGGGCCAGCAGGCCATCAATCAGCTCGGTGAGGTTGTGGGGAGGAATGTTGGTGGCCATGCCCACCGCAATTCCTGTCGATCCGTTCAGCAAGAGCTGGGGGATGCGCGCAGGCATCACCGTTGGCTCTTGCTGCGAACCGTCAAAGTTGTCGATGAAATCGACGGTTTCGCTCTCGATGTCCTCGAGAAGGCTGTCGGTGGTGAGAGCCCTAAGCCGCGATTCGGTGTATCGCATGGCGGCCGGGGGATCGTTATCCACCGAACCGAAGTTGCCGTGACCGTCGATCAGCGGCATGCGCATGGAGAAGTCCTGCGCCATGCGCACCAGCGCGTCATACACAGCCGTATCGCCGTGGGGGTGGTACTTACCCAGCACCTCCCCCACAACACGGGCGCACTTTCTGTAGGGCCGATCGCTCGTCAGGCCCAGCTCGTACATCGCATACAGGATGCGGCGATGCACAGGTTTGAGACCGTCGCGGGCATCGGGCAGGGCCCGTCCCACGATGACGCTCATCGCGTACTCCAGATAGGAGCGCGACATCTCGTTGCGAAGGTCAGCCTGAATAATTCGGCCGTCGGATCCGCCTGGTCCTTCTCCGTCCCCCGCGGGCATCTCACGGGGTTCGGTTGGATCCGCCATTCGTGACAGCTTTGATTAGAACGCATTTTATCGGTACTTGCGCCTGTGTCTGCCTCCCCTGGGTCAACCCCCACTCGGAGCGAGACAGAACTGCTGCAACTGCAACGGGACGGGGAACTCCAGGTCCGCAGCGCTACGCAATTTCGTGAGCTGGCCCAGGCGCGAGGACTGGAGCAGGCCTACCTGGAGACCCACGTCGTCGTTGCCAGCGACGCCGAGCTGATGCAGCAGGCCACGCTGGTCCTGCACCTAGGGCCAAGCGATCCACCGATCCGGATTCGTCAGTTCCGTTTTGGCCCTGCTGAAGGCCACGGCGGTCACGGCAATACCGATCTCGTGATCCCGATGGGGACCGGGGGCGCGGCCCTGCTCAGCGCACTGCTTGCGGGGCAACGTCTGCCCCTCTCCATTGGCGGGACGCCGAGTCAGCAGCAGCCGAAGGTTGAGCTGGAGACCGAACTCGGCCTGGAGGACATCCCGTGTGGCCGCCTGCTGCTGCACCGCGGCATCAGCGAAAACGGCGTAGTGGCGGTCAGCAGTCGAGAAGGCCTCACCCCAACCCCCTGGGGGCCCGTGCTCGGCCCATGGACCAGCGCGCTCTACAGCTGCCGCGGTCCAGGAAGCATCGGTCTGAGCATGCCTGGCTTGACGGCCCTTGGAGCGGGATCCCCCGTCCTGGTAGGGGGAGCCATCGGCTGGGTCAGCGGCCCTGGAAGCGGCCACAACCCCAAAACGAAACGAAGCAGGGACGGGTTTGCGCTCGGGCCCGGGGCCTGCTGTGCCCTGGAGGTGGACCTGCATGGACTCAGGCCATCGGCCATCCGGGCGACCCGACTTGCCGACGGCAGCAGCGGCCTGCTCGTGGCCATCGCCGCCCCCATCCCGCTGTTGAGCCTCAGCACTGCGGAGCAACTGACAGCAACAGCCGAAGAACTGTCAGCGCCGGTCTTGGACTACGGCATCCCCAGGCGGGTGCGTCCCTCCCCCGCAAGCGCCCGCTACAGCGAGCTGCACAGCGGATCCATTCGGCTCGGTGATCGGCAACTCACGGCCGCACCAGCCCACAGCCCCCGGCTCGCGGCGGAAGCCGAAGCGCAACTGGCGGAGATGCTGCAAAGCGATGCCTTCCCCCTGCGCCTGCCCCTCGCACCACTGCCCAGCGACCGGACTGTGCGGGCGCTGAACTAACACCAACCGAACCGACAACGATCAAAAACGGCCGTAAGCTCCCGGACCATTGATCTCAAACCCCAAGCCATGGCTGATGCTCCTGCCCCCCAGCCGGACGCCGAGCAGCAGCCCGAAGTCGAGGCTCTCGAGGTCCAAGCCACTGAAACCGTCGCAACGACTGAAACCGTCGAAAGCGAGCTAATCGAGACGGCAGCAGAGACCGCCGCGGAAGCCACAGTCGAGGTCGCACCGGAGCCCGAACCGACTCCAGCGCCGGAGCCGGAGCCCGTTCCTGCTGCTGAACCGGTGAATGCCTGGACCCCCCAGGTCGCCAGTACCACCGATGTGCCGGCCAGCCCAGCGGCGGTGGCCACCGCGAACGAAGGCGAGGGCGGCGAATGGGAGTTGCTGGTTGAGAAGGTCAAGCAGTGGATTGCCAGCGGCCAACTGCAGCAGCAGTGGCAAACCGCTCGCACCCCCATCACCCTGGTTGCCGGCCTGATCGGCCTTCTGCTCGTTCTGCGGATCTATGGCGCCCTGCTGGGCGTGGTGGAAAGCGTGCCCCTGCTGCCTGGGTTGCTGGAGCTGGTGGGTGTGATCAGCGTCGTGAGATTCAGCCTGACGCGCCTGGTCAAGAGCGACGATCGCCATCAGGTGATCGACGGCCTGAAGCAGCGCTGGAGCAGCTTCCGGGGTCAGCGGTAGCAGACGATTGAGGGCCAGAAGCAGTCAGGCCGGTTGATAGCTTGGCTTGATTGCTTCAAAAGGTCTCAGGTGGACATTCAGCTCGGCCGTTCCCGTACTGTGCGCCGCGCCTACGGCATCGATGAAATCGCCTTGGTGCCAGGCGGTCGCACGGTCGATCCGGCCGTCACCGACAGCAGCTGGACCCTGGGGGGCATCACCCGTGAGATTCCGATCATCGCCAGCGCCATGGATGGCGTGGTTGATGTGGGGATGTGCGTCGAGCTGGCCAAGCAGGGCGCCCTGGGCGTTCTGAACCTTGAAGGGGTTCAGTGCCGCTACGACGACCCCAACCCTGCGCTCGATCGGATCGCCTCGGTGGGCAAGGAAGAGTTCGTGCCCCTGATGCAGGAGCTCTACAGCCAGCCCGTGCGGGAAGACCTGATCCGCAAGCGGATCGCTGAAATCAAAGAGCGCGGCGGGATTGCCGCCGTCAGCGGCACGCCCGTGGCCGCCCTGAAGTTCGGCAAGGCCATCGCCGAGGCCGGTGCTGATCTGTTCTTTGTGCAGGCCACGGTGGTCAGCACGGAACACATCGGACCGGAGGGCCAAGAGAGCCTGGACCTCGAGGCCCTGTGCCGCGATTTCGGCGTTCCCGTGATCATCGGCAACTGCGTCACCTATGACGTGGCCCTCAAACTGATGCGCGCCGGCGCCGCTGGCGTGATGGTGGGCATCGGCCCTGGAGCCGCTTGCACCTCCCGCGGCGTCCTCGGCATCGGCATTCCCCAAGCCACCTCGGTCGCCGACTGCGCTGCAGCCCGCGACGACTACATGAAGGAGAGCGGCCGTTACGTGCCGATCGTTGCCGATGGCGGCATCGTCACCGGCGGTGACATTTGCAAGTGCATCGCCTGCGGCGCCGATGCCGTGATGATCGGTTCACCGATCGCCCGCTCCGCCGAAGCCCCCGGTCGTGGCTTCCACTGGGGGATGGCCACACCCAGTCCCGTTCTTCCCCGCGGCACCCGCATCAAGGTGGGAACAACCGGCAGCCTCGAGAAAATCCTGCGCGGCCCGGCCTCCCTCGACGACGGCACCCAAAACCTGCTGGGCTGCATCAAGACCTCGATGGGCACCCTGGGGGCACGCACCCTCAAGGAGATGCAGCAGGTGGAGGTGGTTGTCGCCCCCTCCCTGCTGACCGAAGGCAAGGTTTATCAGAAGGCCCAGCAATTGGGCATGGGTAAGTAAGCGACCGCGTTAGCCTCCGGAGTGTGTGGGGCCAAAAGCCCTCACACTCCTCACACCCCCCGGCTCGGCGCGTCCGAGCTTTCATTCTTTGGCCGGGACTGGCGGCATCGCCGCCGGCTCCACTCCACCCAGTTACGAGTTCCTCCAGGCCTCAGCCGAAGCCGAAAACTCGTTGCTACATTCCGAAAACACTGATCCTGACCGGATGTCCAGCGCCGCAGCCGTC encodes:
- the arsS gene encoding arsenosugar biosynthesis radical SAM (seleno)protein ArsS (Some members of this family are selenoproteins.), which translates into the protein MSDPRPSLLEPQAQRELLMAALPAELAFERSLAGQAAAEPEHDRLRVLQLNLGKLCNMQCSHCHVDAGPHQGHTQMGDAVVDACIAAIERLRPAVLDLTGGAPELHPRFRDLIRAARQRGCHVIDRCNLTVLLLPALSDLVGFLAEHQVEIVASLPQPEETSTDAQRGDGTWEASIEALRRLNANGYGQGQSERQLTLMSNPCGTQLQQLTACDELRWKRELQEKAGVQFDRLIGLNNMPIARFLQQLQADGHVNCYLKLLQGAFNPSALAGLMCRDTLSVAADGSIYDCDFNQMLDLPLSGGADIRSIDLEQWKAQPIRWGNHCFGCTAGQGSSCAGATA
- the crtL gene encoding lycopene beta cyclase — encoded protein: MGVDVLVIGAGPAALCIAAALVERGVSVAGVAPTSPEAPWRNTYGIWGPEVDALGMAHLLGHRWSHTTSYFGAALGTEAFAHGIDYGLFDKAALQRHWLTPCQAAGVPWTCAAVTGIEHHSQGSVVTMDQGERLEARLVIDCSGHHSPFLRRPDEGPVAGQAAYGIVGRFSKPPVEPGQFVLMDYRCDHLSEAERRCGAPTFLYAMDFGEGRFFVEETSLALAPAVPYAVLKDRLLKRLAHRGVELLAMEEEEFCLFPMNMPLPDLEQQLLAFGGAATLVHPASGYMVGSLLRRAPLLAEAIAVGLADGNRSAPSLAREAWQALWPLELQRKHALYRFGLEKLMRYPEDQLRQFFATFFALPSEQWYGFLTNTLTLPALIAAMLRLFAVAPWTVRWGLMQQQGRELPLVLRLLKP
- the gyrA gene encoding DNA gyrase subunit A codes for the protein MADPTEPREMPAGDGEGPGGSDGRIIQADLRNEMSRSYLEYAMSVIVGRALPDARDGLKPVHRRILYAMYELGLTSDRPYRKCARVVGEVLGKYHPHGDTAVYDALVRMAQDFSMRMPLIDGHGNFGSVDNDPPAAMRYTESRLRALTTDSLLEDIESETVDFIDNFDGSQQEPTVMPARIPQLLLNGSTGIAVGMATNIPPHNLTELIDGLLALIANPELTDRELTGYVSGPDFPTGGQILGRRGIREMYETGRGSVTMRGVAAIETVEAKGRPDRDAVIITELPYQTNKAALIERIAELVNDKKLEGIADIRDESDRDGMRIVIELRRDAYPQVVLNNLFKLTPLQSNFSAYMLALVNGEPVLLTLRKMLQVFLDFRVETIERRTRYLLRKAEERDHILLGLLIALDNLDAIIALIRGAADTASARLELVEQFGLSEVQADAILQMQLRRLTALEADKIRLEHEDLLAKITDYKDILARKERVYGLITDELGVIRSRYDSPRRTEILDVEGGLEDIDLIANERSVVLLTENGYLKRMPVSEFEATSRGTRGKAGTKTQGEEAVRLFISCNDHDSLLLFSDRGVVYTVPAYRVPMCSRAAKGTPIVQLLPIPREEQITSLLAVSEFTEDAVLVMLTSGGYVKRTRLSAFANIRSNGLIAISLEEGDALTWVRLAQPGDSVLIGSRNGMTIHFRLSDEELRPLGRTARGVRAMNLRPGDQLVSMDVLPVELADRVEGSSAASDEDDAEDVAPSEGPWVLVASASGLGKRVPVDQFRLQKRAGMGLRAMKFRRDGDVLVGLRVLGAGEELLLVSERGVIVRMQADAVPQQSRAATGVKLQRLDSGDRLSEVVLVPPALEEDEESGEDASSEAVSADV
- a CDS encoding homocysteine biosynthesis protein, with amino-acid sequence MSASPGSTPTRSETELLQLQRDGELQVRSATQFRELAQARGLEQAYLETHVVVASDAELMQQATLVLHLGPSDPPIRIRQFRFGPAEGHGGHGNTDLVIPMGTGGAALLSALLAGQRLPLSIGGTPSQQQPKVELETELGLEDIPCGRLLLHRGISENGVVAVSSREGLTPTPWGPVLGPWTSALYSCRGPGSIGLSMPGLTALGAGSPVLVGGAIGWVSGPGSGHNPKTKRSRDGFALGPGACCALEVDLHGLRPSAIRATRLADGSSGLLVAIAAPIPLLSLSTAEQLTATAEELSAPVLDYGIPRRVRPSPASARYSELHSGSIRLGDRQLTAAPAHSPRLAAEAEAQLAEMLQSDAFPLRLPLAPLPSDRTVRALN
- a CDS encoding CAAD domain-containing protein, giving the protein MADAPAPQPDAEQQPEVEALEVQATETVATTETVESELIETAAETAAEATVEVAPEPEPTPAPEPEPVPAAEPVNAWTPQVASTTDVPASPAAVATANEGEGGEWELLVEKVKQWIASGQLQQQWQTARTPITLVAGLIGLLLVLRIYGALLGVVESVPLLPGLLELVGVISVVRFSLTRLVKSDDRHQVIDGLKQRWSSFRGQR
- a CDS encoding GuaB3 family IMP dehydrogenase-related protein, whose translation is MDIQLGRSRTVRRAYGIDEIALVPGGRTVDPAVTDSSWTLGGITREIPIIASAMDGVVDVGMCVELAKQGALGVLNLEGVQCRYDDPNPALDRIASVGKEEFVPLMQELYSQPVREDLIRKRIAEIKERGGIAAVSGTPVAALKFGKAIAEAGADLFFVQATVVSTEHIGPEGQESLDLEALCRDFGVPVIIGNCVTYDVALKLMRAGAAGVMVGIGPGAACTSRGVLGIGIPQATSVADCAAARDDYMKESGRYVPIVADGGIVTGGDICKCIACGADAVMIGSPIARSAEAPGRGFHWGMATPSPVLPRGTRIKVGTTGSLEKILRGPASLDDGTQNLLGCIKTSMGTLGARTLKEMQQVEVVVAPSLLTEGKVYQKAQQLGMGK